GGGCCTCGCCGTCACCGGCGGCGATCCGCTCCGCGACCGTCTCGGCGGCCACCTCGGCCGCGAGGCCGTGGATGTTCTCGCCGGCCTCGCGCGCCGCCTTCCTCACCTCAAGGGCGAGCCCCACGGACGTCTTGACGACGCCGCGCGTCAGCGGCCCGAGGAGGCGCTTGGCCAGCGGGCCGGCGATGAGGCCGATCAGGAAGGGCGGTACGACGGGCGGCACGATGCTTCATCCTCGCTACGCGTGAAAGGGACCCGGGCGCCGCGCACCGAAGCGGCAGCACACAGCCGGGCGGGTGGCATGAACCATCGTCAGAATTCCGATTCCTTTTTGGCGATCGAGAATTCCTGACCGACGAAGTCCGGCAACCCGCTCGTCCATCACCGTAGTGGAGCCGCGCCCGCCTGGACCAAATGGTCTCGGCAGCTTTCACTCGTGCGAGTGTTTCTTGATCGCCCGGAGAAACTCGGAGCGCCAGGGAGCGCGTTCGCCGAGCGAGCTACTTGATGATTTTCCTACAATTGGAGGGCCTTCCCATTCCCCCGCCCCGCCCACGCGGGGGCGGGGCGGACAGCCGGCCGCGGGCCCCGGGGCTCGGCCGGGCCGCGACCGCCGGGGCCGCGGCCCCGAAGCCGGCCGCGGGCCCCGGTCGGCTACACGGCCGCGGCGGCCGGCGGCCGGTCCGTCACTGCTTCTTCAGGAACGTCGACCAGTCCGGGGACTCGCCCGGGTCGAGGGCGCGCAGCTTCGCCAGGACCGCCGGGTCCTGGACGTCCAGCCAGTCGCACAGCTCCTTGAACGACACGCACTGCACGCCCTTGCGGTTGCAGACGTCCTTGACCACGTCCTCGACCGCCTGCATGTAGATCCCGCCGTTCCAGGTCTCGAAGTGGTTGCCGATGAAGAGCGGGGCCCTGCTGCCGTTGTAGGCGCGTTCGAAGCCGTTGAGGTACCCCTCCCGCGTGGTCTTCTCCCACTGCGCGTACTTGGCCGGGTCGCCCTCGGTGACGTCGGGGCCGGACTGGTTGTAGAGGAAGTTGAAGTCCATCGTCAGGGCCTGGAAGTCCTTGCCCGGATACGGCACCAGCTGGAGCGGGAAGTCCCACACCCCGTCCTTCTTGGCCGGCCACTGCTGGAAGTCGCCCGGGGAGCTGGCGTCGTAGCGCCAGCCGAGGGACTTCTCGGCGGGCAGCAGGTTCTTCTGCCCCTCCAGACACGGCGCGCGGCCGCCGACCAGCTCCTTGTCGTAGTCGAACGGCAGCGGCGGGATGTCCGTGAAGCCGGTGTTCGTCTTCCACTCGCGCACGAAGGACGTGGCCTGGGCGATCTCGCTCAGCCAGTCCTTCGTGGTCCAGTTGCCGCCCCCGCCGGGGTCGGGCGCGCAGAAGTGGCCGTTGAAGTGGGTGCCGATCTCGTCGCCGTCCTCCCAGGCCAGCCGCAGCTGCTGGAGCGTCCAGCGGATGTGCTGGTCGGTCGGGAAGTCGATCGCGGACGCGCCGGGCGAGTGCATCGGCGGCTTGTAGAGGGTCCGTTTCGCCTTCGGCAGCAGGTAGATGCCGCTGAGGAAGAACGTCATGTGCGCGTTGTTCTTCTCGGCCAACTCCCGGAACTGGGAGAAGAGGTGGTCGTTGTTCTCCAGTGCGCCGTCCCAGGAGAAGACCACGAACTGCGGCGGCTTCTCACCGGGCTTGAGCTTCTCCGGCTTCAACTGGTGTGGTTGCGGGCCGGTGTCGGAGGTCGAGCCGTCACCGATCACCTTGGTCCTGCCGTCCCACGTCGGCGAGGCGGTCGGTGTCGACGTGGGCCCGGGCGTGGACCCGGCGGTCCGCGCGCTCTCCGGGGCCGGGTCCTTCCCGGAGCCGGCCAGCCGCTCGGACGCCGCCGCGGCCCCGTTCCGCCCGCCGTGCGCGGACCCGGGCGCCACCGCGAACACGAGGGTGCCGAGCACCGCGACGGACAGCAGGCCGCACAGCGCGTACAGAACGGGGCGCGGACGACCGCGGGACAGTAACGCCGGTGTGCGAAGCCGCAGAGGGGGCATGGGTTCTTCTCCTGGCCGGGTGACGGTGGCAGGGGCTCACCCTGGAGCTCGCAGATGATGGTCTCTGGCTCGCTCCGTCACGGGACCGTAACAACGGACCACCTGGGGCGGCCCCGCCCGGTCGATTTCACGGGCCGTCAACTCCCTTGTCTTTCAACCTGTTTCAGGACTGTGACGCTCCCATCCCGGAGCCGCCCCACAACCTCCCTACCGTCGGGCAGCGGTCCTGGCGGTTCGAACGAGGAGCAGCGGATGTCCATACGGCGGGCCCGACGGGCGGCGGGCCGAATACGAGAAGCCGTGCGGGACGCGGGCCGGGCAGTCGTACGGGCAGCCGTACAGGCAGCCGGGCCGGCACTCGTACGGCGCGTCCGGCAGGGCGTCCAGCGGCTCCGGCAGGGCGTCGCGTGGGGCGCGGGACGGGCAGCCGTCCCGCGGACGCTCCCCCCGCTCCCCCCGCTCCCGTCGGGACCGTCGGGCCCGTCGCGCCCGCTGCCGCCCGCGCTTCGGATGCTGCGGATACTGCGCCCCCGCTACCCGCGCCCCGCCCGGACCGGGTTGCGGCGCTGGCTGCCGTCGCTGCGGCAGTCCCTGCTGCTGTGCGTGTGGACGGTGCTCGCCCTGGCCGGGCTGATCGGGTACGGCTACGAGCACACCGCGATACCCCGCGACCTCAACGCCTTCGCCACCCAGCAGGACAACGTCTACTACTGGGCCGACGGCACCGAGATGGCCCGCGTCGGCCCGGTGGACCGGCAGGTCATGCCGCTGGACCGGATACCGTCCGGCGTCCAGTGGGCGGTACTGGCGGCGGAGAACGCCGACTTCTACAGCGACCACGGCGTCTCCCCCCGGGGCATCGCCCGCGCCGTGACCACCATGGCCACCGGCGGCGACGTCCAGGGCGGCTCCACCATCACCCAGCAGTACGTGAAGAACGTCTACCTCAACCAGGCCCAGACGCTCTCCCGGAAGGTCGACGAGATCTTCATCGCGGTCAAGCTGGACGACAAGGTCAGCAAGCAGCAGATCCTGGAGGGCTACCTCAACACCAGCTGGTTCGGGCGCGGCGCCTACGGTGTCGAGCGCGCGGCCGAGATGTACTACGGCAAGGACGTCACGCAGCTCAACCCCAGCCAGGGCGCCTTCCTGGCCTCGCTGCTCAAGGGTTCCGGGCTCTACGACCCCTCGATCAGCCCGGCCAACCACCGCCGGGCGGTGGCCCGTTGGAACTGGGTACTGGACCGCATGGTCAAGATCGGCCGGCTGTCACCAGCCCAACGCGCCACGTACACAGTCTTCCCCGAGCCCAAGGCGCCGCCGCGGCCGGCCGGGCTGAGCGGCGAGACCGGCTACCTCGTGGACACCGCGCGCGCCTACGTCTCCGCGCACAGCGGCATCTCCGACGCGCGGTTCGCCCTCGGCGGCTACCAGATCCACACCACGTTCGAGAAGCCGCGGACCGACGCCCTGACCGCCGCCGTGAAGCAGCACCTGGCCGGCCTGCGGCCCACCACCCGTGCCGCCGACCGGGACGTCAGAGTCGGCGCCGCCTCGGTCGCCGCCGACGGCCGCATCCTCGCCCTGTACGGCGGCCCCGACTACGTCACCCAGGGCTTCGACGACGCCGACATCTCCATCGTCCCGGCCGGCACCGCCTACGCCCCGCTGGTGTACGCGGCGGCCCTGCGCGACGGCGTGGTGCGCACCCGCGACGCGCCCCTGGCCCAGGTCACCCCGGACTCCCTCTACGACGGCGACGACGACATACCCGTGCAGACTCCCGAGGGCCCGTACTGGAACCGGGACGGCAGGATCGTCAGGACCGCCAACGAGGGCAAGCGCTCCTACGGCATGATCCCGTTGCGGCAGGCGGTGGCGGACGGGGTCGACGGCCCGATCATGCAGCTGGGCATGGACGTCGGCCTCGACAAGGTGCGGAAGGCGTCCGTCGACGCCGGACTGCTCCCGGACAGCGGATTCGGCGAGCAGGTACCGGTGTTCTCCCTCGGTACGTCCACCCCGAGCCCGATCCGGATGGCCGACGCCTACGGGACGTTCGCGGCGGGCGGCACGCACACCGAGCCGTACTCGGTGGAGAGCGTCACCGTCGGCGGCAACCGGGTGTCCCTCCCCGCGCCCGCCGTCACCCACCCCTTCAGCGCGCACGTCGCCGCCGAGGTGACCGACGCGCTGCGCGACAGTGTCACCTCGGGCGCCGCCAGGAGCGCGGCGAAGGCCGGACAGGGCCTGGCCGGCACCCCGGGCACCGCCCCCGACAACACCTCCGCCTCCTTCGTCGGCTACGACTCCGACACGGCGACGGCCGTGACCCTCTTCCGCGTCGACCCGAAGTCACAGCAGCTGCTGCCACTGACGGGAACCGGCGGCCGCGCCAAGTCGAACCCCGGCAGCGACCTGCCCACCGCCATCTGGACCCAGTACATGACGGCCACCGCGGCCGGGTCCCCACCCCCGACCACCCGCGCCGCCCACTGATCCCGGCCGGTCGGCCAGGGGCGCCGCGGTCCGCCCGCCCCCGTACTCCGCGCGGGCGGGACGGGGACTGCGCTCGCGGATCGGGCGCCCGGGTACCTCGGACGAACCGTCGAGTTCGTAGGCCGTTCGAGTGAACGGCGGCTGCGGGACCTCTTCCTCCGAGCAGCAGAGAAAGGGCCGGGCGGCGGACTCGGCCCTTCGAGTGATCTCACCTTATGATCCCTTGCGTGTCGGGGACCTTGGGAACGTCATCGGGAGCTTCGTCAGCCGCTACGCATGAGCACCACTACGCTCACGCCGCCGAGCGGCACTACAGGGACGCCGTCTACCTCCACGGCGACGGTCGTCTGCCCAACGCCGACTACCACTTCGGCTTCGCGGTGGAGTGCGCGCTGAAAAGCCTGCTGCTCAGGTTCACGGCCGCCACCATGGCCCCCAAACGGGAGGGCGGACGCCCCGCGAAGGCTCCGTGGGTGCCGGATCCGGCCACGGGCAGGGTGAAACACGAGTACGGACACCTTCCGTGGCTTGCCGCCGACGTCGCCCTGCTGACCCACGGCCGGTCCGCGGCACGGTTGTCGGCCGTCCTCGCCACGCTCACCGCCTTCGAATCATGGACGGTCCATCAGCGGTATCTCGACGGCGCCGCTGTCTCCGAGGCCGACGTGTCGAAGCGGCGTACCGTGGCGCGAGAGATCCTCACCCTGCACGAGCAGGCCCTGATCACCGGAAGGCTCCAGTGAACCTGTCCCCCGTCCCGATCCGATTCGACGAGGCACGTCCCCGCGCACGGGCCATCGCCTACGACGCGGCCGCCGACGGCGTGGACGTGCTGCTCGTACGGGACGTGCTGGGCCGCTTCACGCTCGTCGTCGACGACCGCGCGTCCGGCGGCGTACTGGCCGACCGGGTCGTCGCGCTGAACGGACGCCTGGCGGCGGAACTTGAGCCGTACGCGGCAGAACGCCCCCTGCTGCTGGCTTCGGAGCTCTTCTCCGCCGACGACCTGCTCGGCTCCGAGCGCGCGCAGCCCGACCCTCTGCACCCGCGTGCCGAAGGGCACGGCGGCGTCCGGCTCCTGGACAACACCGTGGTCGGGGAGGACTGGGCCCAGGTGTCCACTCCGGCAGTCGAGAGCGACGGCTCCCGAACACACCGGACCGCCCTGTACGGCTTCAAGGGCGGTGTCGGGCGCACCACGGCGACCGCCCTCCTGGCACGGCATCTCGCCGACCAAGGCCACGTCGTCCTCGTCGTGGACCTCGACCTGGAGTCCCCGGGCGCCGGGCCGCTCCTGGCGTCGGGGGCTCTGCTGCCCCGCCATGGAATCGTCGACCAGCTCATCGAGTCCGCCCTGGACAACGCGGACGGCCTGGAAGTGGTGGCTCCGACCCGGTACATGCCACGCGCCGGTCGAGGCGAGCTGTGGGTGGCCCCGGCCCGCGGCCGAGGCTCCCAGGGCACGCCCTACTCCTACGTCGACAAGCTCAACCGGGTGTATGCCGACATCCCCGGCATGGATTTCGCCGACCGTCTCGCGGCCGCGGTCCGTGCCTGCGAGGACGCTGTGGCCCGCGAGGGTGAGAGCGGTCGGCGCCCCGACGTAGTCCTCCTCGACAGCCGGGCCGGCATCCACGACATCGCCGCTGTCGCCATCTCCCGATTGTGCGACCTCGCCCTGCTGTTCGGCGCGGACAACAGGCAGACCTGGGGCGGCTACGGCGACCTGTTCGCGGCCTGGCAGTCCTCCGGGCAGGCCGCGGCGATCCGGGAGAAGCTGCGCATGGTCGCCTCCATGGTTCCGGACTCTCCGCAGCGCCCCATGGGTGCTTATCTGGAGTCGTTCCGCGAGCACTCGTGGGAGTGCTTCTCCGTGCTCTACGACAACGACGAGCCGGAGCCGGAAACCGGGCTGCTGGTTCCCGGGGCCTTCTCCCCGTCTCTGGAGGACGACTCGGCCCCCCACCACCCGATTCCCATCCTCTTCGATCCCGGCCTGGTGGGTCTTGACGCGGACAGCGCACCCGGGTGGCAGGACCGCGCCTTCGTGCAAGCCGCGTACGGTGAGTTCCTGACCACCTCGACCCTCCTGATCACCGCCGACCCGCAGAGCGACGAAGGACCCTGATGACGACCGCACTGGGCGCCGAGGAGTACCGCGAGGTGCTCTCCGCGGCGCTGCCCGAGGCGACGGACGCGGACACGCTCCTTCCGAACGTGCACACCCTGTTCACCCCGGACAGCCACCGCGTGGCGCTCTACGTCGACAGCACCGTGGTGCGGGGCGGGCGGGGTGTGGGCAAGACCTTCTGGTACCGCTCCTTGCTCGACAAGACACTGCGGGAGGTCGCAGCCGAGGAATACGGCATCGAGCGGCTGCGTCGGCTCACCGTCTCTCCCGGCTACGGGGTCGCCGTCGAACCGGACCTGTATCCCGGCACGGGTGTGCTGCGGCAACTTGTGGATGACGGCGTGCGGCCGTACGACCTCTGGTACGCCGTGCTCCTGAGCGCTCTCGGCCAGCCTGAACTGCACGCCTTCCCGGAGTGGCGCGACCGCGTCACGTGGGTGCGCGCCAACCCGGGCGCGGCGGAACGGACAGTGCGGCACGCTGACCAGGAAGCGCAGCGGGACGGCACCACTCACCTGATCATCTTCGATGCCCTGGAGCACCTCCACCGGCTCCGCGCGCAGGCCGACCGCCTGGTGAGCGGCATCCTGGAACTGGCTCTCGCCATGCGCCTGGGTACCCGCAACATCCGCTGCAAGGTGTTCATCCGACCCGACATGTTCGACGGCGCGCTTCTCCACTTCCCCGACGCTTCCAAGCTCACGGCCAACGCCGCCAGCCTCACCTGGTCCAACACCAACCTGTACGGGCTTCTCTTCCACTACATGGGCAACCATGACGGTGAGCACGCGGAGCGCTTCCGCCGCCTCACCGGTGACTGGGAGGCCGACGCCTTCGGCAGCCGTCACATCCCACCCGCGTTGCTGAGGGGCGACGAACGGTCCCAGGCCGAGCAGTTCGCGTTGATCGCCGGGGCGTACATGGGCGCCAACTACCGCAAGGGCAACACGTACACCTGGCTGCCGAACCACCTGATGGACGGCGTCGAGCAGGTCAGCCCGCGCAGCTTCCTCAGCGCCCTGAACAAGGCTGTCACCGAGACCCGCGGCAGGTACGCGGGCCACGAGTACGCCCTTCATCACGAGGGCATCCGCCGGGGGGTGCAGACCGCCTCCGAGGCCCGGGTGCGCGAGGTCGGCGAGGACATGCCGTGGGTGCGCCTGGCCGTCGAGCCGCTGGCCGGCCGGCAGGTTCCCATCGAGCAGGACACCGTGACCGAGATGTGGAACGAGGCTCGTCTGGTCGACGTGCTGCATCGGGAGGCCGAGAGGTACGGGGCGGGTGGGGAAGAGGACACCCTGGTCCGTACGGGCCCGCGTTACCCGGACGATCCGGCCCGTCTGATCGAGGAACTGATCGCTCTGGGGGTGATGCGCCGCCGGCGGGACGGGCGCCTCGACCTGCCGGACGTGTACCGCATCGCCTTCAACATCGGCCGCAAGGGTGGCGTGCCGCGGGTCGTGGGGTAGCTCCGCCCAGCGGGTGCTGACGTCCCGGAGCGCGGGGTTGGCTCGGGCTCTCCGCTCGGCCCGGCGGCTACCCGACCCACCGGGCCTCCGAGCGGCGAGAGTGGGGGCATTATGGTGGTATGCCGGAATTGCCTGAAGTCGAAGCGCTGCGCGGGTTTCTCGCGGAACACCTGGTGGGGCGGGTGGTGGAGCGGGTGTACCCGGTGGCGGTCAGCGCGCTCAAGACGTACGACCCGGGAGTCTGGGCGCTGGAGGGCGGGACGGTCGACGCGGTGGAGCGGTACGGCAAGTTCCTGGGGCTGCGGGCCGAGGGGGCTGAGGGAGCCGGGGGGCTCTACCTGGTGATGCACCTGGCCCGGGCCGGGTGGGTGCGGTGGAACGAGAAGCTGCCCGACGCGCCGCCGCGCCCGGGCAAGGGCCCGCTGGCGCTGCGGTTGCGGCTGGCCGAGCCGCCGGGGACCGGGGTCGACGTCACCGAGGCCGGCACCCAGAAGCGGCTGGCCGTGTACGTGGTGCGGGACCCGGCCGAGGTACCCGGGGTGGCACGCCTCGGCCCCGACCCGCTCGCCGACGGCTTCACCCGGGAGTCCCTCGCGGAGCTGCTCGCGGGTGAGCGGCGCCAGGTCAAGGGCGTGCTGCGGGACCAGAGCGTGCTCGCCGGCATCGGGAACGCCTACTCCGACGAGATCCTGCACGCCGCCCGCATGTCGCCGTACAAGCTGGCCGCACGGCTGTCCGACGAGGAGGTGGCACGGCTGTACGAGGTGATCGGCACGACGCTCGGGGAGGCCGTCGAACGCTCCCGGGGGCTGCCGCTGCGCGATCTGAAGGCCGAGAAGAAGAGCGGGCTGCGGGTGCACGGCCGCAAGGGTGAGCCGTGCCCGGTGTGCGGCGACACGATCCGCGAGGTGTCGTTCAGTGACTCGGCTCTCGACTACTGCCCGACCTGCCAGACAGGCGGCAAGCCTCTGGCCGACCGCCGTATGTCCCGCCTCCTGAAGTAGCCCGCCGTCAGCGCGCCGTCAGCGCGCCTTGCGCCGACCGGGCACCGGCCGACGCGCTCCGGCTCCGTCGGCGCCGGCCCCGGGCCGGCTCCCGCGCGTCCCCGGGCTCCGCCCTGCTCAGCCGCGGCTGCCGGCTACGGCGATGGACGTGGGTCTGCGGGACGCACTCGGGAGCGAGGTGGGGCCGGGCACGCCGTCCGCTCCCGGAACAGCGACCGGAGCGGCGGACGGGGTGGAGGACGAGGTGGAGGACGAGGTGGCAGGCGGGGTGGAGGCCGTCGCGGCGGGTGCCCGGTGGCGCCCCGCGGCCGGCGGGACCGTGGCCTTCGGCACGGCCACGGGGGCCGCCGGGTCGTCGGCCCGTGCCTCCGCCGACCCGGCGGCCGAAGCGTCGGGGTCCGAGTCCGCCGCGCCGGAGGAGCCGCCGTGGCCTCCGGTGGTGGTCGGGGTGTCGCCGTGGCCGCCGGTGACCAGGGCACCGACGCCCGCGCTGACCCCCACGCCTGCCGCCAGCACCGCCACCGTGGCCATCAGGCGCGTCGCGCCCCGGCGGCCGCGCCCGACCGCGGGGAGAGCCGCGGCGGGGGCGGGCGCGGGGGCCGCCAGCTCGGCGTTGCGCCGGGTGACGGCCGCGCCCTCCCGGTCGGCGAGGCGGGTCCGCAGGTCCAGCGCACGGGCCAGCTCCGCCCGCGCCTCCTGGACGCGGCCCTCCAGCAGGTGGAGGGTGCCGAGCTGGTGGGCGGTGTAGGCGATCACGTCCGGCGCCCCGATGTGCGCCGCGGCCTCCGCGCCGGCTTCCAACGTCGAGCGCCAGGACCGCCAGTGCCCGTGCAGGCACAACGCGGGCTCCACCGCGGCGGCGAGCCGGTGGACGGCGGGCCAGTCGCCCTGGTGCACGGCCTGGCGGAGCAGCGCCGCCGCGACGCCCAGCGCCGGACGCACCTCGGCGTCGTCCGGGTCGCGGGTGCCGAACCAGGTGACGAGGGCCCGGTGGGCGAGGCGCGGGTCCACGGCGTCGGCGATCAGTCGCCGGGACGGTTCGGGGCTGCCTGAGCGCGGCCCCGCAAGATCACCTCGGCGCTCGGCGAGGCCCAGCCCGGCGAGCAGCGCCAGGTGCCGCGAGCCGTCGCCCGCCCCGGCCATCGCGGACAGCAGCCGCTCCGGCAGGTAGCAGCCCTCGGCCAGGGCGAGTACGGCCAGGACCCGGAGGGCGTCCGGGCCGAGACCCGAGATCGCCAGCTCCTCCAGCAACGCCCCTCCCGGCGTCCGCGATGCCTGGCCGCCCGGCGTCCGCGATGCCTGGCCGCGCTCCTCCGGTTCCGGCGGAACGCCCGGGCCGAAGCGGTCCGGAGAGCCGGGGTGGCCGCGTGTGCCGAAGGCGTCGCACGGGGCAGGGCCGTCCCCTGGAGTGGAGCTGTCCCACGGGCCGGACCCGTCGCACGGGCCGGAGTGGCCCGGCGAGCCGAGGTTGCCTGACGGACCGGGGTGGCCCGGCGGGTCCGGGTGGCCCGGCGGACCGAGGGTGGCGTTCCGCCCGGGCGCCTGCTGGGCGGGCGCCTGCTGGGCGGCGGTGGACAGGGCCGCGGCCAGTGCCGGCAGGTCGTACCGACGGAGGCGGACGAGCGCGGCGGCCTGCCGCAGCGCGAGCGGAGAGCCCTCCACCGCCGCCACCAGGTACTGGACGGCCGGCACCTCCCCCGGGTGGATGAGCCGGCCGGTGTCACGGGCGAGCAGGGCCATGGCGTCGGGCTCGGAAAGGCCGGCGAGCCGGTAGGAGTGGCCCATCGGGCCGACCACCGGCTCGCGGGCTCCGACCAGCACCGCGCACCCGGCGAGCGCCCGCCGCAGCTCGCCGATCTCGCCGGGGCTGTAGGAGACGTCGTCGAGCGCGATGACGGCCCGGACCTCCGACAGCACCCGGAAGCACTCCGGCGCCGGAATTCGGCCGCCGCCCGGGGGGCGACCGCGGAATTCCACGACGAGGTCCTGAAGGAAATCAGCGAACGGCGTCCCGCCCACGCGGATATATGCATCCGGCGCGACGGCCTGAAGCAGCGCGGTCTTTCCCGAACCCCTCTCCCCGGTGAATTCGATCATCGCGCGGGTACGGACCGCGCCGCGGATCGCCTGCAACTGCTCCTCCCGCCCCAGGAGTGTGCCGACCGTGCCGACCGGCAGCCGAGCTGACCGGGCACGGGCATGGCCGGTCACCCCGCCGCGCCCCTCCCGGCCACTCTCACCTGCACGGTGCCCCGCCCCTGAGCCCGCCGCTGCCGCCGTACCGGACGCCGCGGCGGCAGGCTCCAGCAGCAGCCCATGGCCGGCGGTGACCACCCCGCGGAAATCCCCGAACTCCGCCCCGCGCATCGCCTTGCCCCCTTTTCCGACTTTCCCGTTCCCCTGATCGCCCCGTCGAAAGGCACCCCCTCGCGCCTCACGACGACAACCGTAGGTGCTCCACGAGCATCGCGGGCCGGGTTGTCCACAGGCGCCCACGAAAGTCCGATTTCCAGCCCAACTCCTTCACCGGACCCGCCACAATCGCTTGCCGTCCCCGCTTGACCGGTTCACCGGCCGCAACAGTGCCCCCCAATCCTGGGCCCGATGGAACCGAGGCCCGCCGGAGATCGTCGTGTGGGAGTGACACCACCCGCGCCCGGCGGCGGACACACTCGCCGAACCCGTCGAGGACGGGGCGGGATCACCATCGCGGCGCAGGTGGGGCGGGGTCTCAGCGGATTGCCACCCGGCTCTCAGAGGAACCCCAGAAAGACTCTCTACTGTCGGCAGCATGACACAGGAGCATCCGTCGCCCGAAGGCGGCGTGGGCGGGGGGCGAGCGGACGTGCGGCAGGAGGACGGGCACGGCGGCGGGAGCACGGGCAAGATCCCGGGGCAGGTTGCCCGGCGGGGCCCGAAGGCCGGCGAAGAACCGGGGCCGGACGCGCCCCAGGGCTCCGACGAGCCCGGCGACTCGCACCGTTCCGACGGCTCCAAGGGCTCCGACGACTCCGAGAACTCCGAGGACTCCGACGTCCTCATAGCCGACGGCCCCCAGCACGCCGAGGCGACACCCGCGCCCGCCGGCTCCTCCACGGACGAGGCCGCTCCCGGGGACCCCGACACCTCGGCACAGGAAGCGCCCGAGCCCCCGGAACTCCGGGAAGCGCCGGCCGCGGACCCCGACGGCGAAACGGCCCCGGACGGCGTGAACGGCGCAGCCGGCGCGGACGAGAACCCCTCGGACGGTGACGGGCCCGACGGGCCGGACCAGGACGGGTCCGAGCCGGCGTCCGCCGAGGAAGCCGGCAAGGCAGGCGGCGCCGGCGCCGCGTCACCCGATGCCGCCGAGGACGGCGGCGCGGGCGCTGCGGACGACACAGACAGCCCCCCGGCGGCCGAACCGCCGACCGAACCGGCGGCCGACATGCCCCTCGGGGCTCCCGCCGAGCGCCTGCCGCGCCATTGGTGGTCGCGCCCCGCCGTGCTCTCCGCGACGGCGCTGACCGCGATGGCCGTCATCACCCTCGTCGCCGTGGTGCGTTCGCCCTCCGCGACAGCCGGTTCCAGCACCCAGGCGGAACGGGCGACGGGCTCGACGCCCACGACGTCCGCCCCCGGTGACACGCCCGGTACGACGCCCGGCGCCACGAGCACGACGACCGCGCCGACCGCGGCACCCTCGTCCCCGCAGGCCACGACCGCGGCCGGAGACGCGGCGTCGGCCGCCCTGAGCCCGGCCGACGCGGTCGCCCAGGCCGTGCGGGCGAGCGGCGTGACCGGCCGCCTGTCCGTGGCCGTCGTGGACGCCGACGGCGGTTCCACCGCCACCTGGAACAGCTCCTCGGACACCTCCTACGACACCGCCAGCATCGTCAAGGCGGACATCCTGGCGGCGCTGCTGCTGCGCGACCAGCACCAGGGCACCCAGATGACCTCGGCGCAGCGCTCGTCGGCCGTCAAGATGATCGAGAACAGCGACAACGACGCCGCCCTCGCCCTCTGGCAGACGATCGGACGCGCCTCCGGACTGGCCACGGCCAACTCCGAGTTGGGGCTGCACCACACCAAGGGCGGCGAGGGCGATCTCTGGGGGCTGACGCAGACCACGGCGAGCGACCAGATCGCCCTGCTGCGGGCGGTCTTCGACGACGGCTCCCCCCTGACGGCGGCCTCGCGCTCCTACCTGTCGGGGCTGATGCGGTCGGTGACCGACGGGCAGGACTGGGGAGTTCCCGCGGCCGACTCGGACGGCAGCGGCTACGCGGTCAAGAACGGCTGGCTGCCGCGCAGCGCGACCGGGCTGTGGGACATCAACAGCATCGGCGAGGTGGAACGCGACGGGCACCGGCTGCTGGTGAGCGTGCTCTCCGACGGTCAGAAGACCGAGCAGGGCGGCATCGACCAGGTCGCACGGATCGCCAAGGCGGCGGCGCAGGCGTACGTCGAGTCCGAGGGCTGACCGGCGGCCCGTGCCCGGCACCGCGCCGAACCGGACGCA
This portion of the Actinacidiphila yeochonensis CN732 genome encodes:
- a CDS encoding P-loop NTPase family protein, whose amino-acid sequence is MTGHARARSARLPVGTVGTLLGREEQLQAIRGAVRTRAMIEFTGERGSGKTALLQAVAPDAYIRVGGTPFADFLQDLVVEFRGRPPGGGRIPAPECFRVLSEVRAVIALDDVSYSPGEIGELRRALAGCAVLVGAREPVVGPMGHSYRLAGLSEPDAMALLARDTGRLIHPGEVPAVQYLVAAVEGSPLALRQAAALVRLRRYDLPALAAALSTAAQQAPAQQAPGRNATLGPPGHPDPPGHPGPSGNLGSPGHSGPCDGSGPWDSSTPGDGPAPCDAFGTRGHPGSPDRFGPGVPPEPEERGQASRTPGGQASRTPGGALLEELAISGLGPDALRVLAVLALAEGCYLPERLLSAMAGAGDGSRHLALLAGLGLAERRGDLAGPRSGSPEPSRRLIADAVDPRLAHRALVTWFGTRDPDDAEVRPALGVAAALLRQAVHQGDWPAVHRLAAAVEPALCLHGHWRSWRSTLEAGAEAAAHIGAPDVIAYTAHQLGTLHLLEGRVQEARAELARALDLRTRLADREGAAVTRRNAELAAPAPAPAAALPAVGRGRRGATRLMATVAVLAAGVGVSAGVGALVTGGHGDTPTTTGGHGGSSGAADSDPDASAAGSAEARADDPAAPVAVPKATVPPAAGRHRAPAATASTPPATSSSTSSSTPSAAPVAVPGADGVPGPTSLPSASRRPTSIAVAGSRG
- a CDS encoding serine hydrolase, giving the protein MTQEHPSPEGGVGGGRADVRQEDGHGGGSTGKIPGQVARRGPKAGEEPGPDAPQGSDEPGDSHRSDGSKGSDDSENSEDSDVLIADGPQHAEATPAPAGSSTDEAAPGDPDTSAQEAPEPPELREAPAADPDGETAPDGVNGAAGADENPSDGDGPDGPDQDGSEPASAEEAGKAGGAGAASPDAAEDGGAGAADDTDSPPAAEPPTEPAADMPLGAPAERLPRHWWSRPAVLSATALTAMAVITLVAVVRSPSATAGSSTQAERATGSTPTTSAPGDTPGTTPGATSTTTAPTAAPSSPQATTAAGDAASAALSPADAVAQAVRASGVTGRLSVAVVDADGGSTATWNSSSDTSYDTASIVKADILAALLLRDQHQGTQMTSAQRSSAVKMIENSDNDAALALWQTIGRASGLATANSELGLHHTKGGEGDLWGLTQTTASDQIALLRAVFDDGSPLTAASRSYLSGLMRSVTDGQDWGVPAADSDGSGYAVKNGWLPRSATGLWDINSIGEVERDGHRLLVSVLSDGQKTEQGGIDQVARIAKAAAQAYVESEG